ttaaatctaaatttttgttatttttaaaactgtcaaACTCTCATCTAAACGACTTAGTTTCTGCACTAGCTTTTACCCACAGTTAAAAGGGTCACCagtcatataatttttacatttcccCAAGATTTACACTAAATTTCCCCAAGATTTAAAGTTGCTGCAACTTTAGTAGTGTTGTATTTCCAAAATAGCGATATATTACAAATTTATCTTGACAACTTTGTAGCTAAAATTTCTTACATGTATTCACAATGATCTAGTGTTCTGAATTACTATTAGTGATTGATTGAGTACCTTCAATTATTATTCATTCAGTTTTTTGAATTTATGTTAATTCAGTCTCCATGAATGCAAAGACTTTAGGGAGGAtctcaaagtaaaaaaagaagaagaaaacttaaatattcaaattcattacattaaaatatttaggtaaataacattttcttggtccctctccctcctgctttTCAAAAATGCTTGGAAACAGCTTtatattgactttaaaaaaaaaaaaaaaaagaggaagtacAAGGTATATCTTAActtgtttttcagaaaatattatGTCCTTAAATTATTTCCCTTTTAGTTTTGTTTACATCCTGTTAACTGACATTTACTAGCCAGTGTTTATTATTAAAGTATCAGGATCCATTATGAAACATATTATTCTAATCAAATTATGAAACATATATTCTAATCaatacataaaaatgtatttacatgAGCAAGTGAAACAAGGCATTGTATAGTTATATATATCATTGTGTATCATTATAGaagtatacattttaaaagaaataaaaaagagaaatgagttGAATTGCTTCAAAATTCAGTTCCCAATTGTAAACGTTTTTTTCGTGTTCATTTTCCCCCAAGAGAGTTGATTTCTGGGTCGCTATAGAGTCTTCCTTGTACTCATCAATTCAATATAATTTTTGTACTTTCCCTAGGGCTCAGAAGGAGTGAAAGCCTGTCAGAAAAGCAGGTGAAAGAAGCAAAATCTAAATGCAAAAGCATTGCCCTCCTTCTGACAGATGCCCCCAACCCCAACTCCAAGGGGGTGTTGATGTTTAAGAAGCGTCGGCGGCGAGCCAGGAAATACACCCTAGTCAGCTACGGTACTGGCGAGCTCGAGCGAGAGGCAGAcgaagaggaggaaggggacaGGGAGGATACATGTGAAGTCGCGTTTCTGGACCCGAGTGAATCAGAGGTGGATGAAGAGTTATTATCTGACGTTGACGACAACACACAAGTTGTGAACTTTGACTGGGATTCTGGACTGGTGGACATTGAAAAGAAACTGAACAGAGGGGACAAGATGGAGATGTTGCCAGACACCACAGGCAAGGGGGCCCTCATGTTTGccaagaggagggagaggatggaTCAGATTGCGgcccagaaagaggaagagagggcaGGTGGAATGCCAAGCAGAGAACCAGATGCTGCCCGGACGGATGGCCTCAGAACCATGACTTCTTaccaaaggaaggaagaagaatcgATGAGAGTGCAGAGCTCTGTGAGCAAAAGCTACGTGGAGGTGAGCCATGGTCTTGGCCACGTGCCCCAACAGAATGGCTTCAGTGGGGTGTCCGAGACAGCAGAGGCCCAGAGGATGATCCCCATGAACAGAACGGCCAAACCCTTCCCGGGGTCTGTGAACCAGCCAGCAACCCCCTTCTCCCCAACCCGAAACATGACAAGTCCCACCGCTGACTTTCCTGCGCCTCCACCTTATTCTGCAGTCACACCTCCACCTGAAGCCTTCTCCAGAGCAGTATCAAGTCCGATAGCTGGCCCAGCACAGCCCCCTCCATGGCCCCAGCCTGCTCCCTGGTCCCAGGCAGCCTTTTATGACGCATCTGAGCGAATAGCTTCCCGGGATGAAAGGATCGCAGTGCCAGCAAAAAGAACAGGGATATTGCAGGAGGCCAAAAGGAGAAGCACAACAAAACCCATGTTCACTTTTAAAGAGCCCAAAGTAAGCCCAAATCCTGAACTCTTGTCACTTCTTCAAAATTCAGAGGGCAAACGGGCCACTGGAGCTGGAGGCGATTCCGGACCCGAAGAAGACTACCTCAGTTTAGGAGCAGAGGCTTGTAATTTCATGCAAGGCTCCTCTGGGAAACAAAAGACCCCACCTCCTGTTGCTCCAAAACCTGCAGTCAAGTCCTCATCCTCCCAACCAGTAACTCCAGTTTCTCCAGTCTGGTCACCAGGAGTGGCTCCAACCCAACCACCTGCCTTCCCCACGTCCAACCCATCGCAGGGCACCGTTGTCTCCTCCATCAAAATAGCCCAGCCTTCTTACCCTCCTGCCCGGCCTGCGAGTGCTCTGAACCCAGCTGGTCCCTTCAAGGGACCACAAGCAGCAGTAGCCAGTCTGAACCATGCACCCAAGCCGACAGTTCCCACACCAACAGTAAATGCTGGCCGTGCTGGCGCAGGGGGACCATCCAATCAGCTTCCAGGAATGAGTGGGAGAGGAGCCCAGCTCTTTGCTAAAAGGCAGTCAAGGATGGAGAAGTACGTGGTAGACTCAGACACCGTGCAGGCCCACGCCGCTCGTGCTCAGTCTCCCACTCCCTCTCTACCAGCCGGGTGGAAGTACTCCTCCAACGTCCGAGCACCCCCTCCTGTGGCCTACAACCCTATCCACTCTCCTTCCTACCCACTGGCTGCTGTCAAGTCTCAGCCGTCAGCCCCACAGGCCTCCAAAACGAGCAAGAAAAAGGGCAAGAAACCCCTCAATGCTTTGGACGTCATGAAGCACCAACCGTATCAGCTAAATGCATCCTTGtttactttccagcctccagatgcAAAGGATGGCCTCCCCCAAAAGTCATCAGTCAAGGTCAGTTCAGGGCCACCCATGAAGCAAGCTCTTCCTCCCCGGCCAGTGAATGCTAGCTCACCCACTCATGTGCAGGCCTCGTCCGTGTACTCAGTACCAGCCTACACCTCTCAGCCTACCTTCTTTGCAGAGGCCACCTCACCAGTCAGTGCCTCCCCAGTGCCTGTGGGCATTCCCACCTCTCCAAAGCAAGAATCAGCCTCAACATCTTATTTTGTGGCACCAAGGCCGAAGTTCTCAGCCAAGAAAAGTGGTGTCACAGTTCAGGTGTGGAAACCATCTATTGTGGAAGAGTGATCTTGTAGCTGAAGCTGAGTGTCCGCTTTGCTTGAAGCGAATTGTTTGCAGTGTTACTTGAGTCCCCGAGAATGCCTAGCAAGTCCTCAACTTACTTAATTTCAGGTGTCACCTCCCAATCTGGGTCCAAGgagcataatatttttaatgagtcAAAAATCTAACTCAGATTGACTTAAAACATATTTATCTTCTTTGCACACTTAAAAAATCTGGGAGTACCCCAAATAGACATGTGCCATCATATTAAGTAAGCAGGATACTTAGGATTTATGCTTTAGCCACAAGAAAGACAGTGATCAGGGTTATCAAACGTGAGGACACAGCCTCTATGTAACATAATAGCTGTGCTCCTATGGAGAAAAGGTTCGAATGTAGTGAAAATATAACATGTATTGActgaaatttcctttttaagtagTGCTTTATCTCCATTACTAGTGTTAAGGGATAAGAAATTTATCAAGCACAGGGATCAGTGCTGATCTGTCAACCTCAGCCACTTGTTTGATATTGCAGAGAAGGTACCCTGGGGATTGTTGGAATGTACATTGTTTAGCATGGAGAGTCAGAAAGAGGGTAttaataattattgagcacttcTGTATCAGGTTCCTTGCCAGATGCTTTACAGATATTAACTTATTTCAGAAAACgtttttaaagtaaagagaataGAGCAAGAAGGATAATTATCCTTAGCGATCGATCCCCATCCTCCCTCACAGTTACTTAGGAAACTGAGTACATCTGCAATTGCCCATGAAAGCATAAAGTGTGTTTTCCTCAGCTGAGGCGAGTGGCAGAGTACAGTGTAATGGAGCAACGTATAAAAAGGTGAGCAGGATGCAGATAAGGTACACAGGACTATTGTTTTTCCTTGGGAAACCACGATTGGGGCGTGAGGGGTTACTGACTCCAGGGGCTGATTGTGAAGCACGAGGAACCCCGTGTGTATGGAGGCCACAGGGTGAGAACACACAATCATTAGCATCATTTCTGAGTGACCTCACAgagtttttttcttgtgtttcttttgctttctgaCGACTGCTTCTCCCGCTGTTCCTTGCAATTCTATTCTCGCACCTTcactttattatttatatttgatgGACCAGGAGGATTCAGGCAAGGTTACCTTGTAAATTTGGATTGGTCACACACCATGCCGTCATCCAGCTGGCTATGAAGTTAATAATGTTACTGACAGTAAACCTGAAGACCTTTCTCATATCTATTTTAAGTCCCAGTCTGACCGACCATGGAAAATATTCAACATGAATTAATGTAGAGAATCACAAAGCATTTTTGATAGCTCCAAGGAAAACCATCTACTCAATACAGGGGATACATTTAGAGACCTCTCATAAAAACTAGCCTGGTTTGAGAGTACATGGTACCATTTTAATTCTCTGAAAATATCTGTATTCCTGTTCTTTTTCTGCTGTCACTGTCAATCTGCTATATTTTTTCACTATCCtattaaaatattactttcttctttatctgttcaatgtatgtattttttaaaaagtcttccttGTATGAGCTGTTCTGACCTGAGTCATTTTTCTGATACTTCTCTTTTATCACTCCTAAAGCatctgaatttcttttttgtgagcaTATCCATTTATCCGTACATCTAAACCTGCAAGCCGTAGGTATTTCTAAGACATCACACATAAAGAGGAGAATTATGTCAGATACAGAATAATAGGGCTGATTCTTCTGCTTTTTCTCTGGAAAATCTTCTATTGCCTTTGATGGCAATTTACCTAGAGATTACAACCACAGGATGTAACTGGGTCTCTTATTTGCCTTTTTGGGAAGTCAATTAGGAAGGTTAATACAGGATAAAGGAAAAAGCAGCCTATCCATTATAAAATACTATTGTTTGTATTCTTGTTCTCTGGAAAGGAAGTCTGCTGAATGCTGTGCATTTTGCATTCTTTGCTAATAGAACAATCAAAAAAGCCTTCTGAAGGCGAAGCAGGAAAGGAGGTCATTTTTATAACTTTGCATTCTTAACATAGCATCTAAAGAACGGCATGAAATAGGGGAGAGTTAATAGAACACAAGGTAGTCAGTTTGAGATCATTGGTTCAAAAGTAGCCTAGGATGGTAATGACCCACAGTATTCCCAGTTGTCCAGTGGTTTGTGGTATGTAGGAATGAGAAGTGTTTTCGGTCCACTTCCTGTTGGACaggtggcgatcttagcagagcCACTGTTTGGAGTTGATGACTAAAGACACAACTAACATGACCGGGACTGGCATGGGTTCCCAAAAAGCTCCTAAGAAACATGTGAGGCATCCAGTCTAAGCATCCACAACTCGGACTGGGAACTGGGAATATAGGTCTCATCTCATCCAGTCCCATTTTATGGGAAAGGGGTGGGAATCCTCCCAAACTATACCCACCACAGAGTCTCACCTCCCGCTGAGGGATGGAGGAGTAGGAAGGGGAAGGACTAAGCCAGCTCCGTGGAGAAAGAGGGATTTCCTTTGCCCCTTCTCCCCAGCCAGGGAGCCCCCTGGAAACTTGCATGCAGAATAAGCTGTATGCACCAGGTCTCAGGTTGGAATTGTGGAAATGATGTCAGTGTGGCAGGTGGGAGACTTAAAACTCATGACCTCAGCTTCCCTCCCACTGGACACCCTTTGCAATCTGGGTGTCGTTGGCTTTGTGGTGGTGACAGATGTTTGATTGGCCGGTTGGCCGGTTGTGGGGTGTGAGGAGGcagtttttgtttagtttttagcACCTTGCCTTTTCCCTTGTCCTTTGTTAGCTTAATTTCTAGGCAGAGCACCTATGAAGTCAAGTTCTCATCATCAACACAATAGCAATGATCATTTTCTGAGTGCCTGTGCTATGTTAGATGCCTTATATACATTATCCCAAGGAATCCACTGCATGGTTTATAGGCACtggaatacaaaataaaatgtatttgcagTCACTGACTTACTGCAGGAACTTATGCAAATTTCTTTCCACGAGTTTCTCCTTAATAACGTCTCAAACCTCTCTTCCTGGAATCTTGTGCCATAGTGAGTATGCACAACACTAGATATTCTAGGAAGAAAGGTAAATGTATGTAAATGTAAGTGAAGCACATTCCTCTCAGTTTTATAGGAGGGCAGACTGAATCCCAGAACTGGTAAGATTGGGATTCTGAGTGTTGCcactttaattttagaacatttacaaTTTTGTTTCTAATATCTCAATAATGAACACGTTGTTTTGAGAGAGGAAGAATCACACTGTTTCTGCGTTTTGATTATTCCTTGGTAGTGTAAAGCATAAGTTTTTAGGAATATGTTTTATAAGACACATTTGAGTTGTCAGTCTGGAGCATGTAAAAGTTTgtacttcaaaatatatctagcATGATTCTTAATGATaacatgttatctcatttaatcttcacaagaagCAACTCATTTTAACTATAGGAAAACTGATCTGAGTTACAAATAGTTCTTTAAAGTAAGCCAGGGTTCTTAACTCTTCTAGATTGTACTGGCCCCTTTCAAGAAGTGGGCTGCTTAGGGCAGCTGAGTATTAGCGTAGAGCCTAAATTCCAGCTTGGCAGCAAGAGTCATGTCTGAGATGTCAAAATAAATGATCTACATTTAAAGGGGGTGGACTCACATATGTGGGACCATTGTCCTATTTACGGCTACTCGCTCAGAGGACTTGGAAGGTCGTTTTGCTGCTGACAGCGTATCAGACACTCTGACTCCGCGGCACCTTCACAGCGAAGCCTCTTGAGAGCACAGGACACATGGCTGTGAGTGTCTCAGTTTGGATTTAATCTTTCACACAAAATCCCCTTGCTGTGTATCATTTCATCCAGTTATAAATCTGAGAACCTGCAAGCACCCCTATTCTAATGGTGAGTTCCTGAAATTGCTGTTTTATGAGTCACCACTGGCCTGGCAGGAAGGGTATTTGAAGTCCTAGTCATCAAAAAGAAGTAATTGCTTTCTGAAAAGCTAAATGCTTAAAATGCTTCCAGAGGGAAGCAGGGGGCTGCATGCTCATTCCCTCCTAAAATCAGAGCTGTtgagtttgttttaaaaattattaaaggttcatgagaaaaatatgtaaattctAAGAACCAACATTATATTCCCGGAAACACTGACCCTCGCTGGTCTCATGTCCCCTGATCACTGGACTCTGGGGGACACAAAGGCTCGTGTAACACTTCAGTGCTGCTGAGGTCGTCAACAAGTATTCTGGGAAAAAGCAGAATTGAATTCTTCTCTAGACTTCCCACCAGGGTTGGCTGAGGGCCATAAAGCAAGCTAGTGGATTCCCACAGGACCCAAACACCAGGCAAAATTTTGGTAAGAGGCCAGTCTCTGTTTCCCCCTCTCtggctgtaaaaaaaaaagtacaaaaattacGGGCCATCCTATGGAGCATCAGGCGAAGGAAAACCAGTCTTCTGGAGGAGCCCCCAGATCAGAATTATCCCTTCCTTGATGTCATCGGGGCAGCCAGTTtcgtaaattttttaaaaaattaatatgtttCTGTGGTATGTATATTTGTACACTAAACTATCATTTGGCACTTGGAAATCACAGATCTTTCTACTTAGAGGCAAttgaataaaagagaaatttaattaaaaaaaatcaaatcctgTCAGACATTTCAGACATATCAAATCCTGTCAGATTCCTGATTTGATCAGAGGTTCGCCAGCTAATAAAGTATATCTCAAGTATAAAGAGAAAGTTAGACTTCTACAGAGTCCTatagtttaaataattttttgttattcatacatagaatttcttacatttttattttttggttctaAATGTAAAGCTCCTCATGTTTACCACTTTACCTCATTCTTGACATGTTTATCTAAATTATGTGTGCTTTATGACTGGTGAGAGATACATTCAGGGTCcctaataaaaataatcacaagGACCTACTTTCCAGcctaccttccttcctctatctaataatgataataatactcAATAATAATATTCAAATGTGCGTGGAGGATTCCTGCGCTCACAGCTCCCTCTTCTTGAGCTCATTGATCTATTAATGGTTTGTtcatggaagaaaaacaaaacaaaacaagggacTGCGATTAGCTGTAAGTTGAAAAGAAACGCACATCTTAGGAAGAAACTGAGAACATTTTTCTTCTTGGAAGTAAATATCAAAAAGCAAAgtatttttggggccggcccggtggcgcaagcagttaagttcacaggctccgctgcggcggcccggggttcaccggttcggatcccgggcgcgcaccgactcaccgcttggcaagccatgctgtggcggcgtcccatataaagtggaggaagatgggcacggatgttagcccagggccagtcttcctcagcaaaaagaggatgattggcagatgttagctcagggtccatcttcctcacaaaaaaaaaaaaaaaaagcaaagtttttgtttttgtttgttcttcaggAGACATTTTAGAAGTCAGGGAATCTTCAATATCTTTATTTGGTAGAATAATCTATTTTCAAGACCATCCAAAGGCTCTGAGTCACACATTATGGTCCAAGTCAAGATGACATGGGTGAGGATGGAAGCCGTGGCAGCCATTCAAACACCTTGTGAGACCTGAGGAAAAGGCagaaggtggggtgggggatCAAGGTATTAAGTTTCTACTATACGCCAGGAACTCTGTTAAATCCTTTCCATAAGTTATGACAATAGCTAACATTAACCGAGCACAAACTTTGGGCCCTGAATTGTTTCGAGTATATTTCATagattacctcttttttttttattgagatataattgacatataacattatgttagtttcaggtgcacaacataatgattcaatactgGTGTATGTTGCTAAATGATCAccttaacatccatcaccacacatagtttcaaatttttttttcttgtaatgagaacttttaagatctattctcttagtaactttcaaatatacaatacagtattgttaactatagtcaccatattgtacattacatcccattACATCCCATAAATAGAGACTTACTtaccttataactgaaagtttctaccttttgaccaccttcacccattttgcacccctccccaccccctgcctctggtaaccaccatagaTTCTCTCTTTTAATCAGTCCTTATGAGATAGGTACCATTATTGGCCCCAGTTTATAGATTATAGACCTGAttctgaggcacaaagaggctgaataacttgcccaagatctcacAGTGTTAAGTAGTGGACCCTGGATTCTGTCCGGACCTGCACTCTTACCCTATTATACTATGGTTTCATTCACTCCTCAAAATTACCCTAAAGGGaaggtattattattctcattttatagacgaggtatctgaagctcagagaggctaaacAACTTGTCCAACAATCACGAAGCTTATGTGTAATGGTCTGGGGTTGGACCTAGATATTTGTCTGACATCCAAGCCTGGACTCTGCCTGCAGCACCACATGGTGTCCACAGTCTCTTTAAACCCCAGGATCCCACTCCCTGAGACCTGTTAAGTGTGTGTTCCCCGAACTATTTGCCAAGAGCCTACTCTGTACATGCTTCATCGATGGCTTTAACCACGTTGAGCAATATTAGAAAGGACCCCACTCCTTTCATAAGATTGCTCATAAAATCAGATGCTATGATAGTGTGTTGGAAGTGAAAACcagtttctgaaaaagaaacatctgttttttaagtaaaaaagatGGACTTGA
The Diceros bicornis minor isolate mBicDic1 chromosome 11, mDicBic1.mat.cur, whole genome shotgun sequence DNA segment above includes these coding regions:
- the SYNPO2 gene encoding synaptopodin-2, encoding MGTGDFICISMTGGAPWGFRLQGGKEQKQPLRVAKIRSQSKASRSGLCEGDEVVSINGNPCADLTYPEVIKLMESITDSLQMLIKRPSSGISETLISETENKTHEHLTQEGYVESTTLQTRPATKSQYKEFYITPVKSGTPPAEDQGSGPRCSGSIKEERSLSYHVAPQMPDLQRGGPAEEVILRGKAEAGQPGPVVELQLSLSQERHKGTSAPVVALLGAEKSKSPDSEPNLQHDGIVHINSVSTDEKEDPSRRSSKIIQISSGKELRVIQGSGAGAAGLPRVEVILDCSDRQKTEGCRLQAGKGCVDSPVEGGQSEAPPSLISFAVSSEGTEQGEDPRSERDHSKPHKHRARHARLRRSESLSEKQVKEAKSKCKSIALLLTDAPNPNSKGVLMFKKRRRRARKYTLVSYGTGELEREADEEEEGDREDTCEVAFLDPSESEVDEELLSDVDDNTQVVNFDWDSGLVDIEKKLNRGDKMEMLPDTTGKGALMFAKRRERMDQIAAQKEEERAGGMPSREPDAARTDGLRTMTSYQRKEEESMRVQSSVSKSYVEVSHGLGHVPQQNGFSGVSETAEAQRMIPMNRTAKPFPGSVNQPATPFSPTRNMTSPTADFPAPPPYSAVTPPPEAFSRAVSSPIAGPAQPPPWPQPAPWSQAAFYDASERIASRDERIAVPAKRTGILQEAKRRSTTKPMFTFKEPKVSPNPELLSLLQNSEGKRATGAGGDSGPEEDYLSLGAEACNFMQGSSGKQKTPPPVAPKPAVKSSSSQPVTPVSPVWSPGVAPTQPPAFPTSNPSQGTVVSSIKIAQPSYPPARPASALNPAGPFKGPQAAVASLNHAPKPTVPTPTVNAGRAGAGGPSNQLPGMSGRGAQLFAKRQSRMEKYVVDSDTVQAHAARAQSPTPSLPAGWKYSSNVRAPPPVAYNPIHSPSYPLAAVKSQPSAPQASKTSKKKGKKPLNALDVMKHQPYQLNASLFTFQPPDAKDGLPQKSSVKVSSGPPMKQALPPRPVNASSPTHVQASSVYSVPAYTSQPTFFAEATSPVSASPVPVGIPTSPKQESASTSYFVAPRPKFSAKKSGVTVQESGRSLSLPGRPIPPAISTTSPWVYQPAYGYSSKPTDGLEKANKRLTPWEAAANSPLGLVDDAFRPRNIQESIVANVVSAARRKVLPGPSEDWNERLSYAPQTQKANMGTSGRQEYNVASLPNNSKPTNSQYGSQLSYAYYRQPSRNDSEIMSMETRSDYCLPVASFNYNPHPRGWRRQT